From Sardina pilchardus chromosome 9, fSarPil1.1, whole genome shotgun sequence, a single genomic window includes:
- the abraa gene encoding actin-binding Rho-activating protein: protein MSAATEGNQQFTRVVRKIKCAAMVNSLAKSWQGWASANTSKQDTIPAGWMPDSIIEDAENKEQVMSEVKLLVSPRVVTVDASEDPGEGIIRSAAVPKSVALPRASECGGGGGDWVNTMKEKLSTNQVAPSTDAKTFLGNESPTRRRFCGSKAATRTAGGQAGKEERKLSSRSSSLDTEDSGLGEDTALSDHSDQNEADQKKKPVARPKIRVNTMSDIKNKWQKWSQSHVENQKLNPFSEEFDYEHAMSSRLQKGDAGYGRPKEGSKTAERGDRAQKHIHKEMDEMCFIIRDLGSCMGTVDKNGHVYVTFGRLFDRYVKISDKVVGILLRCRKYKMVDFEGEMLWKGQDDHVIITLLE, encoded by the exons ATGAGCGCAGCGACAGAGGGGAACCAGCAGTTCACGCGGGTCGTGCGGAAGATTAAGTGCGCGGCGATGGTCAATAGCCTGGCCAAGAGCTGGCAGGGCTGGGCCAGCGCCAACACCAGCAAACAGGACACCATCCCCGCGGGCTGGATGCCCGACTCCATCATCGAGGACGCGGAGAACAAGGAGCAGGTGATGAGCGAGGTCAAGCTGCTGGTCAGCCCCCGCGTGGTGACCGTGGACGCCAGCGAGGACCCGGGAGAGGGCATCATCCGGTCGGCGGCCGTGCCCAAGAGCGTGGCACTGCCGCGGGCCAGCgagtgcggcggcggcggcggcgactgGGTGAACACCATGAAGGAGAAGCTCAGCACCAACCAGGTGGCGCCGTCCACCGACGCCAAGACCTTCCTGGGAAACGAGTCGCCCACCAGGAGACGCTTCTGCGGGTCCAAGGCAGCGACGAGGACGGccggcgggcaggcgggcaagGAGGAGCGGAAGCTGAGCTCACGCAGCAGCAGCCTGGACACAGAGGACAGCGGCCTCGGGGAGGACACGGCCCTCAGTGACCATAGCGACCAGAACGAGGCTGACCAGAAGAAGAAACCCGTGGCCAGACCCAAG ATTAGGGTGAATACTATGTCGGACATCAAGAACAAGTGGCAGAAGTGGTCTCAGAGCCACGTTGAGAACCAGAAGCTGAACCCCTTCAGCGAGGAGTTTGACTACGAGCACGCCATGTCCAGCCGCCTGCAGAAGGGCGACGCGGGCTACGGCCGGCCCAAGGAGGGCTCCAAGACGGCCGAGCGCGGCGACCGCGCCCAGAAGCACATCCACAAGGAGATGGACGAGATGTGCTTCATCATCCGCGACTTGGGCTCGTGCATGGGCACGGTGGACAAGAACGGCCACGTCTACGTCACCTTCGGCCGGCTGTTCGACCGCTACGTCAAGATCTCGGACAAGGTGGTGGGCATCCTCCTGCGCTGCCGCAAGTACAAGATGGTGGACTTCGAGGGGGAGATGCTTTGGAAGGGCCAGGACGACCACGTCATCATCACTCTCTTGGAGTGA